Proteins encoded by one window of Arachis ipaensis cultivar K30076 chromosome B04, Araip1.1, whole genome shotgun sequence:
- the LOC107638569 gene encoding mitogen-activated protein kinase 15 isoform X1 gives MLPDQRKKSSVEVDFFTEYGEGSRYRIEEVIGKGSYGVVCSAYDSHTGEKVAIKKINDIFEHVSDATRILREIKLLRLLRHPDIVEIKHILLPPSRREFKDIYVVFELMESDLHQVIKANDDLTPEHYQFFLYQLLRGLKYIHTANVFHRDLKPKNILANADCKLKICDFGLARVAFNDTPTAIFWTDYVATRWYRAPELCGSFFSKYTPAIDIWSIGCIFAELLTGKPLFPGKNVVHQLDLMTDLLGTPSLEAIARVRNEKARRYLSSMRKKKPVPFSQKFPNADPLALRLLERMLAFEPKDRPSAEEALADPYFKGLAKVEREPSAQPVTKMEFEFERRRITKEDVRELIYREILEYHPKMLKEFLEGAEPTGFMYPSAVDHFKKQFAYLEEHYGKGGTVVPPERQHASLPRPCVLYSDNSVQNTAEVANDLSKCCIKEVEKPPMDRSSAVPMTRLPLQAPQNIQGAAARPGKVVGSVIRYNNCGVAVTAETEQRRVVRNPTVSAQYAASSCSYPRRSNPSCKNERAEDDGIEGSNGLQPKPQYMARKVAAAQGGPGGQWY, from the exons ATGCTGCCTGATCAGAGAAAAAAG TCATCTGTGGAAGTAGACTTCTTTACTGAATATGGTGAAGGGAGCAGATACAGAATAGAGGAAGTAATTGGTAAAGGAAGCTATGGTGTTGTTTGTTCTGCATATGATTCTCACACAGGAGAAAAAGTTGCAATTAAGAAAATCAATGACATATTTGAACATGTTTCTGATGCTACTCGCATTCTTCGTGAGATTAAGCTTCTTAGACTCTTACGTCATCCGGATATTGTGGAGATCAAACATATTTTGTTACCACCTTCTAGAAGGGAATTCAAAGATATATATGTTGTTTTTGAACTCATGGAATCTGATTTGCATCAGGTCATCAAAGCAAATGATGATCTGACACCAGAGCATTACCAGTTTTTCCTCTATCAGCTTCTCCGAGGCTTGAAGTATATACATACAG CAAACGTTTTTCACCGAGACCTAAAGCCAAAAAACATTCTAGCAAATGCTGACTGCAAACTGAAGATTTGTGACTTTGGTCTTGCCAGAGTGGCTTTTAATGATACACCCACTGCCATATTCTGGACA GATTATGTTGCAACAAGGTGGTATAGGGCCCCTGAGCTGTGCGGATCCTTTTTTTCGAAG TATACACCAGCTATAGACATATGGAGCATTGGCTGCATTTTTGCAGAACTTTTGACTGGAAAGCCTCTTTTCCCTGGGAAGAATGTTGTCCATCAATTGGATCTCATGACTGATCTTCTTGGAACACCATCTCTTGAAGCCATTGCTAGG GTAAGGAATGAGAAAGCTCGGAGATACTTGAGCAGCATGCGCAAGAAGAAGCCAGTTCCTTTCTCCCAGAAGTTTCCTAATGCAGACCCCCTTGCTCTTCGTTTATTAGAAAGAATGCTGGCCTTTGAGCCTAAAGATCGGCCTTCTGCTGAAGAG GCGTTAGCGGATCCATATTTTAAAGGCTTGGCCAAGGTTGAGAGAGAACCTTCTGCCCAGCCAGTTACAAAGATGGAATTTGAGTTTGAGAGACGCAGGATAACAAAGGAAGATGTACGAGAACTTATATACCGTGAGATTCTAGAGTACCATCCAAAGATGTTAAAGGAATTTCTAGAGGGAGCAGAGCCAACAGGTTTCATGTATCCTAG TGCTGTGGACCACTTCAAGAAACAATTTGCATATCTTGAGGAGCATTACGGCAAAGGTGGAACTGTTGTTCCACCAGAGAGGCAACATGCATCGTTACCCAG ACCATGTGTGTTGTATTCAGATAACTCGGTACAGAATACGGCTGAGGTGGCAAATGATCTATCCAAGTGTTGTATCAAAGAAGTTGAGAAACCACCCATGGATAGGAGCAGCGCTGTCCCTATGACTCGCCTTCCTTTGCAAGCTCCTCAAAATATTCAAG GTGCTGCGGCAAGGCCTGGAAAAGTTGTTGGTTCAGTAATACGCTACAACAACTGTGGGGTAGCAGTAACAGCAGAGACTGAGCAGCGGAGGGTTGTTAGGAATCCAACTGTTTCAGCTCAGTATGCTGCTTCGAGCTGCTCATATCCGAGGAGAAGCAACCCTAGCTGTAAAAATGAGAGGGCGGAAGATGATGGGATTGAAGGCTCGAACGGACTGCAGCCAAAGCCTCAATACATGGCAAGAAAAGTTGCAGCTGCTCAAGGAGGACCTGGTGGTCAATGGTATTGA
- the LOC107638569 gene encoding mitogen-activated protein kinase 16 isoform X2 — MLPDQRKKVIKANDDLTPEHYQFFLYQLLRGLKYIHTANVFHRDLKPKNILANADCKLKICDFGLARVAFNDTPTAIFWTDYVATRWYRAPELCGSFFSKYTPAIDIWSIGCIFAELLTGKPLFPGKNVVHQLDLMTDLLGTPSLEAIARVRNEKARRYLSSMRKKKPVPFSQKFPNADPLALRLLERMLAFEPKDRPSAEEALADPYFKGLAKVEREPSAQPVTKMEFEFERRRITKEDVRELIYREILEYHPKMLKEFLEGAEPTGFMYPSAVDHFKKQFAYLEEHYGKGGTVVPPERQHASLPRPCVLYSDNSVQNTAEVANDLSKCCIKEVEKPPMDRSSAVPMTRLPLQAPQNIQGAAARPGKVVGSVIRYNNCGVAVTAETEQRRVVRNPTVSAQYAASSCSYPRRSNPSCKNERAEDDGIEGSNGLQPKPQYMARKVAAAQGGPGGQWY; from the exons ATGCTGCCTGATCAGAGAAAAAAG GTCATCAAAGCAAATGATGATCTGACACCAGAGCATTACCAGTTTTTCCTCTATCAGCTTCTCCGAGGCTTGAAGTATATACATACAG CAAACGTTTTTCACCGAGACCTAAAGCCAAAAAACATTCTAGCAAATGCTGACTGCAAACTGAAGATTTGTGACTTTGGTCTTGCCAGAGTGGCTTTTAATGATACACCCACTGCCATATTCTGGACA GATTATGTTGCAACAAGGTGGTATAGGGCCCCTGAGCTGTGCGGATCCTTTTTTTCGAAG TATACACCAGCTATAGACATATGGAGCATTGGCTGCATTTTTGCAGAACTTTTGACTGGAAAGCCTCTTTTCCCTGGGAAGAATGTTGTCCATCAATTGGATCTCATGACTGATCTTCTTGGAACACCATCTCTTGAAGCCATTGCTAGG GTAAGGAATGAGAAAGCTCGGAGATACTTGAGCAGCATGCGCAAGAAGAAGCCAGTTCCTTTCTCCCAGAAGTTTCCTAATGCAGACCCCCTTGCTCTTCGTTTATTAGAAAGAATGCTGGCCTTTGAGCCTAAAGATCGGCCTTCTGCTGAAGAG GCGTTAGCGGATCCATATTTTAAAGGCTTGGCCAAGGTTGAGAGAGAACCTTCTGCCCAGCCAGTTACAAAGATGGAATTTGAGTTTGAGAGACGCAGGATAACAAAGGAAGATGTACGAGAACTTATATACCGTGAGATTCTAGAGTACCATCCAAAGATGTTAAAGGAATTTCTAGAGGGAGCAGAGCCAACAGGTTTCATGTATCCTAG TGCTGTGGACCACTTCAAGAAACAATTTGCATATCTTGAGGAGCATTACGGCAAAGGTGGAACTGTTGTTCCACCAGAGAGGCAACATGCATCGTTACCCAG ACCATGTGTGTTGTATTCAGATAACTCGGTACAGAATACGGCTGAGGTGGCAAATGATCTATCCAAGTGTTGTATCAAAGAAGTTGAGAAACCACCCATGGATAGGAGCAGCGCTGTCCCTATGACTCGCCTTCCTTTGCAAGCTCCTCAAAATATTCAAG GTGCTGCGGCAAGGCCTGGAAAAGTTGTTGGTTCAGTAATACGCTACAACAACTGTGGGGTAGCAGTAACAGCAGAGACTGAGCAGCGGAGGGTTGTTAGGAATCCAACTGTTTCAGCTCAGTATGCTGCTTCGAGCTGCTCATATCCGAGGAGAAGCAACCCTAGCTGTAAAAATGAGAGGGCGGAAGATGATGGGATTGAAGGCTCGAACGGACTGCAGCCAAAGCCTCAATACATGGCAAGAAAAGTTGCAGCTGCTCAAGGAGGACCTGGTGGTCAATGGTATTGA
- the LOC107638568 gene encoding LOW QUALITY PROTEIN: guanylate kinase 3, chloroplastic (The sequence of the model RefSeq protein was modified relative to this genomic sequence to represent the inferred CDS: substituted 1 base at 1 genomic stop codon) yields the protein MFRRWLCTSLPHSLPTFPLITAKPKPTLLNSLTRLSISTRHSYSSRMGDTNRIPSIDKADRSELLRSLESSLGSSFSSEPLRPEPNPLIIVICGPSGVGKDALIQRLRDSRGNLHFVITATTRPKRPTEVHGQDYYFVSKEEFLSMVEGDELLEYALVYGDYKGVPKQQIREFMAKGYDIVLRVDIQGAQTLRKVLGKSAVFIFLVAESEAAMVERLVDXKTETVESLLVRIATAKEEVKHVKNFDYCVVNAQGKLENAVKLVESIIDAEKARVRQRSAVI from the coding sequence ATGTTCCGAAGGTGGTTGTGTACCTCTCTCCCTCACTCCCTCCCCACCTTCCCACTAATAACCGCCAAACCCAAACCCACCCTCCTCAACTCCCTCACGCGCCTTTCCATATCCACGCGCCACTCTTACTCATCTAGAATGGGCGACACCAACCGGATCCCTTCCATCGACAAAGCTGACCGCTCCGAACTCCTCCGCTCCCTCGAATCCTCACTCGGATCCTCATTCAGCTCCGAACCCCTCCGACCCGAACCGAATCCGCTTATAATAGTCATCTGCGGCCCCAGCGGCGTCGGCAAGGACGCACTCATCCAACGCCTCCGGGACTCCCGCGGCAACCTTCACTTCGTCATAACCGCCACCACGCGCCCGAAGCGCCCTACCGAAGTTCACGGCCAGGACTACTACTTCGTCTCGAAGGAGGAGTTTCTCTCCATGGTGGAGGGCGACGAGCTTCTCGAGTACGCGCTGGTGTACGGTGACTATAAGGGCGTGCCAAAGCAGCAGATCAGAGAGTTCATGGCGAAGGGTTACGATATTGTGCTTAGGGTTGATATACAGGGTGCGCAGACGCTAAGGAAGGTACTGGGGAAATCGGCGGTGTTTATTTTTCTGGTGGCGGAGAGTGAGGCGGCGATGGTGGAGAGGCTGGTGGATTGAAAGACGGAGACGGTGGAGTCGCTGCTTGTGAGGATAGCGACGGCGAAGGAGGAGGTGAAGCACGTGAAGAATTTTGATTATTGTGTAGTGAATGCCCAGGGGAAGCTTGAGAATGCGGTGAAGCTTGTGGAGTCTATTATTGATGCTGAGAAAGCTAGGGTTAGACAGAGGAGTGCCGTCATATAG
- the LOC107638564 gene encoding uncharacterized protein LOC107638564 — translation MMEHNRSEEGDGSIHVQVGELQRLSNAYSSTSNTVFEPRSSIGTRDSNGADVSSATSGVAAPEKKLTLFALRLAVLEKSATGLGTLGFIWATVVLLGGFAITLEKSDFWFITIILLIEGTRIFSRSHELEWQHQATWSITDVGINSFKILRSTSTSIFQSIKRLFIRPIIGSEQSKQRIDRVVNPEQKNFARTTTRVWISSDVPLLPYVEWFSLSRNISRILYWLQLLSATACVVLSLIKLISHDYGEVEKGDTDKRNRKSALFIFYSLALAEALLFLAEKAYWEWKISYCKLLEEVNKECELGPTGMVSIRRFFYDSYSRCVNGSIFDGLKMDMVTLAMDFLASNSPDEQLIGARILRRFAVSARFADDTLQKIGISVIVVERLVEMLNWTDQNDEEIRLSAAEILAELAGKKQNSLRIAGIPGAMESISSLLQTNRHSNPAADEIGEKKLIFDHPNYGFWTFNQHGLRILKKLARDHDNCGKIGNTRGLLPKIIEFAHAEERLLKNVNVTPSQVVTVKRSLQLMKMLVSTTGSTGKQLRRKISEIVFTISNIRDILRYGENHPLLQKPSIEILTSLALEEDVKERIGGTGGILKGLFNIFFKQNIPENQIDVTTAAGEALAMLALESKMNCHRILKLKVLEKLVDSLKSPMLRVHAARILRNLCSYSGSECFNQLKVVTAAAPTILLAIKSEENKLQEVMVGLAANVFTFMSSQESSYVFQEAGITEVELASILVHILKKHKYPATKVPRIRRFAIELAISMMKDKAENIDTFKHMGMEKVLEGVLETTSELESFNVFSGTVGLNRHNLTIHSLVETALKLLENR, via the exons ATGATGGAACATAACCGTTCTGAGGAAGGAGATGGAAGCATTCATGTACAAGTTGGTGAACTCCAGAGGCTCAGCAATGCCTACAGCAGCACAAGCAACACAGTTTTCGAGCCGCGAAGCAGCATAGGAACGAGGGACAGCAATGGTGCTGATGTGTCTTCAGCAACTTCTGGAGTTGCTGCACCAGAAAAGAAGCTGACCCTTTTTGCTCTAAGGCTTGCAGTGCTTGAGAAATCAGCAACTGGCCTTGGAACTCTTGGATTCATTTGGGCAACCGTTGTTCTCCTTGGTGGCTTCGCCATCACGTTAGAGAAAAGCGACTTTTGGTTCATCACAATCATACTATTGATTGAAGGGACTAGAATCTTCAGTAGGAGCCATGAACTTGAGTGGCAGCACCAAGCAACATGGTCTATTACTGATGTTGGAATCAACAGTTTCAAGATTCTAAGGTCAACTTCAACCTCAATTTTTCAAAGCATCAAGAGGCTCTTCATTAGGCCTATCATTGGATCAGAACAGAGCAAACAGAGGATTGACAGAGTAGTTAATCCAGAGCAGAAGAATTTCGCAAGGACGACGACACGAGTGTGGATTAGCTCTGATGTTCCTCTTCTTCCATATGTTGAATGGTTTTCCCTTTCAAGGAATATCAGCAGGATTCTCTATTGGCTTCAGCTTCTATCTGCAACTGCTTGTGTTGTTCTCTCATTGATAAAACTCATCAGTCATGATTATGGAGAAGTGGAAAAGGGAGACACTGATAAGAGGAACCGAAAATCTGCGCTTTTTATCTTCTACTCTTTGGCTCTGGCTGAGGCATTGTTGTTCTTGGCAGAGAAGGCTTATTGGGAATGGAAAATAAGTTACTGCAAATTGTTGGAAGAGGTTAACAAAGAGTGTGAGTTGGGGCCAACAGGCATGGTTTCTATTAGGAGATTCTTTTATGACTCGTATTCGAGGTGTGTCAATGGAAGCATATTTGATGGCTTGAAGATGGACATGGTTACTCTTGCTATGGATTTCCTGGCCTCAAATTCTCCTGATGAGCAGCTCATTGGGGCTAGAATACTTCGCCGGTTCGCAGTGAGTGCACGATTTGCTGATGACACTCTTCAGAAGATTGGAATTTCCGTAATTGTTGTGGAGAGACTAGTTGAGATGTTGAATTGGACAGATCAGAATGATGAAGAGATTAGGCTTTCGGCTGCAGAGATTTTAGCTGAACTAGCAGGCAAGAAGCAGAACTCGCTTCGCATTGCTGGGATACCTGGAGCTATGGAGTCAATATCAAGTCTTCTCCAAACTAACAGGCATTCTAATCCTGCAGCTGATGAAATTGGAGAAAAGAAGCTCATATTTGATCATCCAAACTATGGATTCTGGACATTTAACCAACATGGACTCCGGATTTTGAAAAAACTCGCACGCGATCATGACAACTGTGGAAAGATTGGAAACACAAGAGGCCTGCTACCCAAGATCATTGAATTCGCACATGCCGAAGAAAGATTGCTGAAGAATGTGAATGTCACTCCTTCACAAGTTGTGACTGTGAAGAGATCACTTCAGCTTATGAAGATGCTGGTTAGCACAACAGGCTCAACTGGGAAACAACTTCGAAGAAAGATTTCTGAGATAGTTTTCACAATCAGCAATATCAGAGATATTCTGAGGTATGGAGAGAACCACCCTCTTCTACAGAAACCGAGCATTGAAATTTTAACTAGTCTTGCTTTGGAAGAGGATGTGAAGGAGCGAATTGGAGGCACAGGTGGAATACTTAAGGGATTGTTCAACATATTCTTCAAACAGAACATTCCTGAAAATCAGATAGATGTAACAACTGCTGCTGGAGAGGCCTTAGCAATGCTGGCATTAGAAAGCAAGATGAATTGCCATCGAATTTTGAAGTTGAAAGTACTCGAAAAGCTTGTAGATTCGTTGAAATCTCCGATGCTTCGTGTCCATGCTGCTAGGATTCTTAGAAACCTATGCTCCTACAGTGGATCAGAATGCTTCAACCAGCTAAAGGTTGTTACGGCCGCAGCACCAACA ATACTTCTGGCAATCAAATCAGAAGAAAACAAGCTACAAGAAGTCATGGTTGGATTAGCAGCAAATGTTTTCACATTCATGTCCTCTCAGGAATCAAGCTATGTATTTCAAGAAGCTGGAATCACTGAAGTTGAACTGGCAAGTATACTAGTACATATCCTCAAGAAGCACAAGTATCCGGCAACAAAGGTGCCGAGGATAAGGAGGTTTGCGATAGAGCTTGCGATTTCGATGATGAAAGACAAAGCAGAAAACATAGATACCTTCAAGCATATGGGAATGGAGAAGGTACTAGAAGGTGTATTAGAAACCACATCAGAGCTTGAAAGCTTCAATGTTTTCTCTGGTACTGTTGGATTGAACAGGCACAATCTAACAATTCACTCACTGGTTGAGACAGCCTTGAAGTTGCTGGAAAACAGGTGA